Part of the Sphaerochaeta associata genome is shown below.
ACCAAATGGTGTGCCGAAGAGCCGTCCTTCGCTGAGACCAGGATATGGAACCGGTAGTTGGAGGCGATCATCTCAAGCGGGCACTCTCCCGAGGTAAGCACCTCGGCCGGAATATAAGCCGATGCAGCATTGAGCAGCTCTTCCAACTTGTGAGTCTCTGCCTCCACCTTCTTCTGGTTTCGGCCTCTGAGCACCAGGTTGATGAGCCTGCTGTACGGTGGGAATGCAGTATCGCGTCGTACCACCAGTTCCTCATGATAAAACCCTTCAACATCGCCGGCGAGAGCGTATTGGATCGCAGGATTGTCAGGATGGAAGGTTTGGATGATAACCTTTCCTTGGTCGTTGTACCGTCCCGCCCTTCCGGAGACCTGGACCAGCAGGCTGAACGTCCGTTCCTGACTTCGGAAGTCGGGAATGTTCATACCGCTGTCGGCGAGTACGATGCCGACAAGTTCGACTTTGGGGAAGTTGAGACCCTTGGCTACCATTTGGGTTCCGAGCAGGATATCGATCGAGCCTTGGCGGAACTCGGAAAGTGTCTTCTGCACATGGCCTTTTTCCTTGGCGCTGTCGGTATCCAGGCGCTCTACCCGGGCCTTGGGGAAGAGCGTACGAATCTCCTGTTCAACCATCTCGGTACCGAAGCCGCTGTAGGTTACATCGACGCTGCGGCACTCGGGACAGACCCGCATCGGTGAAGTACGGTAGCCGCAATAGTGGCATACCATCTGCTCGCTCTTCTTGTGATAGGTCAGGGCCACCGAGCAGTGGGGGCAGTGAAGTTCATAGCCGCAGCTGTTGCAGTGGAAAAAGTAGGAAAACCCCCTGCGATTGAGGAACAGGATCACCTGCTTTTTCTTGTCCAGTGTCGCCTTGATGCCCTGCTTCAACGCAGCGCTGACCAAGGATTTCTCAAGGGCGAGGTTCACCACCTCGACGGCGGGCATGCTTCCACCGGCCACCCGCTTGGTCAGGTGCAGGGCACCTACCTGAGTGCCGTCCTGCATGAGGCTGTAGGCCTCGAGGGATGGGGTTGCGCTTCCCATGACCAACGTCGCCCCTTCCTGCTGACAACGCCGCTGGGCGACCTGCCTGGCATGGTAGCGGGGGGTGTTCCCGCTCTTGTAGCTGTTCTCATGCTCCTCGTCGAGGATGATCAGACCAAGATTTTCAAACGGGGCGAAGACAGCACTGCGGGCCCCGATGGCAAGGCTCACTTCACCGGCTATGATGCGCTTCCACTCCTTCAGCCGTTGACTGGGAGTAAGGGCGGAGTGAAGTATCGCCACCTTGTTGACAAACCGGGAGGAAACTTGTTGGGCCAACTGATGAGTCAACGTTATTTCGGGAACCAGATATATAACCGCTTTCCCTTGTGCTATCACAGCTTCGGCACAGCGCAGGAAGACTTCGCTCTTGCCGCTGCCGGTCACTCCGTAGAGATAGTACATCGGCTTTTCGCTTCGTAGAATCGTCTGGACGGCCGCATCCTGCTCATCACTGAGCTGCTCGATACGTGCAAAGCTGAGGTCCTCCTCCACTTCAAGGGCCGGGAGACCCAACTCCCTTCGTCCTCCGGGGATCATCATGCTCAACGCCTCGCCGAGCGAGCAGAGGTAGTACCGGCTCATCCATGCAGCCAGATCGATGGTCTGCCTGCCGTACAGAGGCGATGCATCGATGACGCGCT
Proteins encoded:
- the priA gene encoding replication restart helicase PriA translates to MALFAQVALDLPLKQSFTYTIDPEMAKKVEVGHRVVVPFGKREMTGYVIELLDAFSATYELKPIKRVIDASPLYGRQTIDLAAWMSRYYLCSLGEALSMMIPGGRRELGLPALEVEEDLSFARIEQLSDEQDAAVQTILRSEKPMYYLYGVTGSGKSEVFLRCAEAVIAQGKAVIYLVPEITLTHQLAQQVSSRFVNKVAILHSALTPSQRLKEWKRIIAGEVSLAIGARSAVFAPFENLGLIILDEEHENSYKSGNTPRYHARQVAQRRCQQEGATLVMGSATPSLEAYSLMQDGTQVGALHLTKRVAGGSMPAVEVVNLALEKSLVSAALKQGIKATLDKKKQVILFLNRRGFSYFFHCNSCGYELHCPHCSVALTYHKKSEQMVCHYCGYRTSPMRVCPECRSVDVTYSGFGTEMVEQEIRTLFPKARVERLDTDSAKEKGHVQKTLSEFRQGSIDILLGTQMVAKGLNFPKVELVGIVLADSGMNIPDFRSQERTFSLLVQVSGRAGRYNDQGKVIIQTFHPDNPAIQYALAGDVEGFYHEELVVRRDTAFPPYSRLINLVLRGRNQKKVEAETHKLEELLNAASAYIPAEVLTSGECPLEMIASNYRFHILVSAKDGSSAHHLVATALASYTPPSAVYLEVDIDPLQLL